A stretch of Myxococcus hansupus DNA encodes these proteins:
- a CDS encoding crotonase/enoyl-CoA hydratase family protein, with protein MDGTYKSLRIEKNEGIAELVLTGPGKGNAMGPDFWREMPEAIRALDADDAVRVILVRGEGKNFTYGLDLMGMMESLGPLLTGDSNLALERLKLLALIGDMQQATEGLARCRKPVIAAVHGWCIGGGMDLIAACDFRYCSEDAKFSLREVKVGIVADLGALQRLPRIIGEGNTRELAYTGGDVGSARALRMGLVNEVFPTQEALLAEARATAKRIAENPPLVVQGAKQVMEYCADKSTADGLRYVAVWNSAFLQSQDLAEAFAAFAERRTPQFQGR; from the coding sequence ATGGACGGCACCTACAAGTCGCTGCGCATCGAGAAGAACGAAGGCATCGCCGAGCTCGTGCTCACCGGACCGGGCAAGGGCAACGCCATGGGCCCCGACTTCTGGCGGGAGATGCCCGAGGCCATTCGCGCCCTGGACGCCGATGACGCCGTTCGCGTCATCCTCGTGCGCGGGGAAGGGAAGAACTTCACCTACGGCCTGGACCTGATGGGGATGATGGAGTCCCTGGGGCCGCTGCTCACCGGGGACAGCAACCTGGCGCTGGAGCGTCTGAAGCTACTGGCCCTGATTGGTGACATGCAGCAGGCCACCGAGGGCCTGGCCCGCTGTCGCAAGCCCGTCATCGCCGCTGTCCATGGCTGGTGCATCGGCGGGGGCATGGACCTCATCGCCGCGTGCGACTTCCGGTACTGCTCAGAGGACGCGAAGTTCTCCCTGCGAGAGGTGAAGGTGGGCATCGTCGCCGACCTGGGCGCGCTCCAGCGTCTGCCGCGCATCATTGGCGAAGGGAACACGCGCGAGCTGGCGTACACGGGCGGCGACGTGGGCTCGGCCCGGGCGCTCCGCATGGGGCTGGTCAACGAGGTGTTTCCCACCCAGGAAGCCCTGCTGGCCGAGGCCCGGGCGACCGCGAAGCGCATCGCCGAGAACCCGCCGCTCGTCGTCCAGGGCGCCAAGCAGGTCATGGAGTACTGCGCCGACAAATCCACCGCGGATGGCCTGCGTTACGTCGCGGTGTGGAACTCCGCGTTCCTCCAGTCGCAGGACCTGGCCGAAGCCTTCGCCGCCTTCGCGGAACGTCGAACGCCCCAGTTCCAGGGTCGCTGA
- a CDS encoding prephenate dehydrogenase/arogenate dehydrogenase family protein, whose protein sequence is MTESIALLGYGRFGRALSGLFVDAGISHRVFDPGQDDVPSALRAPALAQAVEGATFVILSMPVSAMRSVLEALRPHLTPAQTVLDVGSVKVRPVQVLASVLGRDIPWVGTHPLFGPASLARGDLPRRTVVCPNELHPAAVHKARALFERIGCEVTELSPDAHDALMARTHVLTFFLAHGLLKAEAGKDLPFAPPSFQPVARLEEYARLEVPHLFGVVQSENPYARDARVHLLDALTQLHLACEAGGPGASVPAPPGLAEVREHVDAVDRELVQLLDRRARLIHQAARLKAEHGLPLPDSEREASLLEARRQWASELNLDPDATEDVFRAVLRFSRRAVPTSH, encoded by the coding sequence ATGACGGAAAGCATCGCGTTGCTGGGGTACGGCCGCTTTGGCCGTGCCCTCTCGGGGCTGTTCGTGGACGCGGGCATCTCGCATCGGGTGTTCGACCCCGGGCAGGACGACGTGCCCTCGGCGCTGCGCGCGCCGGCGCTCGCGCAGGCCGTCGAAGGCGCGACGTTCGTCATCCTGTCCATGCCCGTGTCCGCGATGCGCTCGGTGCTGGAGGCGCTTCGCCCGCACCTGACGCCCGCGCAGACGGTGCTCGACGTCGGAAGCGTCAAGGTGCGGCCCGTGCAGGTCCTGGCCTCGGTGCTGGGGCGGGACATTCCGTGGGTGGGCACCCATCCGCTGTTCGGCCCGGCCAGCCTCGCGCGCGGTGACCTGCCACGCCGCACGGTGGTGTGTCCGAACGAGCTGCACCCGGCCGCGGTGCACAAGGCCCGGGCCCTGTTCGAGCGCATCGGCTGTGAAGTCACGGAGCTGTCGCCGGATGCCCATGACGCGCTGATGGCGCGCACGCACGTGCTCACCTTCTTCCTGGCGCACGGCTTGTTGAAGGCCGAGGCCGGGAAGGACCTGCCCTTCGCGCCGCCCAGCTTCCAGCCCGTGGCGCGCCTGGAGGAGTACGCGCGCCTGGAGGTGCCGCATCTCTTCGGCGTCGTGCAGTCGGAGAACCCCTACGCACGCGATGCCCGCGTGCACCTGCTGGATGCGCTGACGCAGCTCCACCTCGCATGTGAGGCGGGAGGGCCGGGGGCCTCCGTGCCCGCGCCGCCGGGACTGGCCGAGGTCCGGGAGCACGTCGATGCCGTGGACCGTGAGCTGGTTCAGCTCCTGGACCGCCGCGCCCGGCTCATCCATCAAGCGGCGCGCCTGAAGGCGGAGCACGGACTGCCGCTGCCCGACTCGGAGCGGGAGGCGAGCCTGCTGGAGGCTCGGCGTCAGTGGGCCTCGGAGTTGAATCTGGACCCGGACGCGACGGAGGACGTGTTCCGCGCGGTGCTGCGCTTCTCGCGCCGCGCGGTGCCCACGTCCCACTGA
- the dnaE gene encoding DNA polymerase III subunit alpha: MSFTHLHLHTLYSLLDGAIRMKDLIKTVKEKGMSSVAVTDHGNMFGAIDFYKKAKDAGIKPILGMEAYVAGPKGREDRSEKVSHHLILVAKNAEGYANLRYLSSTAYMHGFYYHPRIDKKVLADHSKGLFALTACLGGEVTSACFRGDMDHARRAAQEYKDIFEPGQFFLEVQSNGMPEQDKANENLKQLSRDLDIPLCATADAHYIKREDARAHELLMCIASGKTLADGKRMKHSTDKLYVTSPTEMLEFFKDTPEAVHNTQRIAEQCNLELKLGKPMLPTFKVPDSHTPDSYMAELSYEGLRERFIELAATVTYPIDREQYQARLALELGVIQKMGFSGYFLIVQDFINWAKKMNIPVGPGRGSGAGSLVAYALRITDVDPIPYNLLFERFLNPERVSMPDFDIDFCQDRRDEVIQYVGRKYGEMNVGQIITFGSLKAKSVLRDVCRVFALPFSEGDRIAKLVPEVLNITLKEAIEMEPRLKEMMESPSNIGEVEGKPVTTKEVLEIALALEGLHRQPGMHAAGVVIADKPLWEFVPVYQPPGEKTLITQFAKDEVEAAGLVKFDFLGLKTLTVIQHALDLVKRNHDKDIPRHEIPLNDEKTWELMAKGDTAGVFQMESSGFTEMVVKLKPNCFEDVIAAGALYRPGPLDSGMVDVFINRKHGREKVAYPHPALEPVLKDTYGVIVYQEQVMQISQVLGGYTLGRADLLRRAMGKKKAEVMQAERAGFLEGCAKNNVDLKVAGEIFDLMEKFAEYGFNKSHSAAYGLVTIHTAWLKAHYPCEFMAALLSSEKDNTDKVVKHIGEARESGLEVLPPDVNQSDMEFGAVEGKIRFGLGAIKGVGEGAIESILEARKDGHFKSLFDFCERVDSRKVNRKVMEALVKAGSFDFEKRSRRQIFDTIEKAMNRGSASQKDKAAGQSSLFGMLAGPASGGGGGLKDDYVEVEDWSEKERLSLEKEAIGFYVSGHPLHQYDKELKRYSRPITAVQRARKDDKLTVAGIVTVLRERPTKTGKRMAWVTIEDLSGSIELVCFPGKDGVRNVMGRDGKWAKQGPKPGFEHWEHLLKSDDPILVSGTVQISQRDEDSPTPELIVDDIQSLKAVREKRTKRLELRVPADLLTEERVAKLHELAKKYVGATPVAVSVLFKGEGEALIANTSIKVQVNDDLLLAVDRLFGMRVVEFG, encoded by the coding sequence ATGTCCTTTACCCACCTCCATCTGCACACCCTCTACTCGCTCCTCGACGGAGCGATTCGGATGAAGGACCTCATCAAGACGGTGAAGGAGAAGGGGATGAGCAGCGTCGCCGTGACGGACCACGGCAACATGTTCGGCGCCATCGACTTCTACAAGAAGGCGAAGGACGCGGGCATCAAGCCGATTCTGGGCATGGAGGCCTACGTCGCCGGTCCCAAGGGCCGCGAGGACCGCTCCGAGAAGGTCTCCCACCACCTCATCCTGGTCGCGAAGAACGCGGAGGGTTACGCCAACCTGCGCTACCTGTCCTCCACGGCGTACATGCACGGGTTCTACTACCACCCGCGCATCGACAAGAAGGTCCTGGCGGACCACAGCAAGGGCCTCTTCGCGCTCACCGCGTGCCTGGGCGGTGAGGTCACCAGCGCGTGCTTCCGCGGCGACATGGACCACGCCCGCCGCGCCGCGCAGGAGTACAAGGACATCTTCGAGCCCGGGCAGTTCTTCCTGGAGGTGCAGTCCAACGGGATGCCCGAGCAGGACAAGGCGAACGAGAACCTCAAGCAGCTCTCTCGCGACCTGGACATCCCGCTGTGCGCCACCGCGGACGCGCACTACATCAAGCGCGAGGACGCGCGCGCCCACGAGCTGCTCATGTGCATCGCCAGCGGCAAGACGCTGGCGGACGGCAAGCGCATGAAGCACTCCACGGACAAGCTCTACGTCACCAGCCCCACGGAGATGCTGGAGTTCTTCAAGGACACGCCCGAGGCGGTCCACAACACCCAGCGCATCGCCGAGCAGTGCAACCTGGAGCTCAAGCTGGGCAAGCCGATGCTGCCCACCTTCAAGGTGCCCGACAGCCACACGCCGGACAGCTACATGGCGGAGCTGTCCTACGAAGGCCTGCGCGAGCGCTTCATCGAGCTGGCGGCCACCGTCACGTACCCCATTGACCGCGAGCAGTACCAGGCGCGCCTGGCGCTGGAGCTTGGCGTCATCCAGAAGATGGGGTTCAGCGGCTACTTCCTCATCGTCCAGGACTTCATCAACTGGGCGAAGAAGATGAACATCCCGGTGGGCCCGGGCCGTGGCTCCGGCGCCGGAAGCCTGGTGGCCTACGCGCTGCGCATCACCGACGTGGACCCCATCCCGTACAACCTCCTCTTCGAGCGCTTCCTGAACCCGGAACGCGTGTCGATGCCCGACTTCGATATCGACTTCTGCCAGGACCGCCGGGACGAGGTCATTCAGTACGTCGGCCGGAAGTACGGCGAGATGAACGTGGGGCAGATCATCACCTTCGGTTCGCTGAAGGCGAAGAGCGTGCTGCGCGACGTGTGCCGCGTGTTCGCGTTGCCCTTCAGTGAAGGTGACCGCATCGCGAAGCTGGTGCCGGAGGTGCTCAACATCACCTTGAAGGAGGCCATCGAGATGGAGCCTCGCCTCAAGGAGATGATGGAGTCGCCCTCCAACATCGGCGAGGTGGAAGGCAAGCCCGTCACCACCAAGGAGGTGCTCGAAATCGCGCTCGCGCTGGAAGGCCTGCACCGCCAGCCCGGCATGCACGCCGCCGGCGTGGTCATCGCCGACAAGCCCCTGTGGGAGTTCGTGCCCGTCTACCAGCCGCCGGGTGAGAAGACGCTCATCACCCAGTTCGCCAAGGACGAGGTGGAAGCGGCCGGCCTGGTGAAGTTCGACTTCCTCGGTCTGAAGACGCTCACCGTGATTCAGCACGCGCTGGACCTGGTGAAGCGCAACCACGACAAGGACATCCCCCGGCACGAGATTCCGCTCAACGACGAGAAGACCTGGGAGTTGATGGCCAAGGGCGACACGGCCGGCGTCTTCCAGATGGAGTCGAGCGGCTTCACGGAAATGGTCGTGAAGCTCAAGCCGAACTGCTTCGAAGACGTCATCGCCGCCGGCGCGCTCTACCGCCCGGGTCCGCTGGACTCCGGCATGGTGGACGTCTTCATCAACCGCAAGCACGGCCGGGAGAAGGTGGCGTACCCGCACCCCGCGCTGGAGCCGGTGCTCAAGGACACCTACGGCGTCATCGTGTACCAGGAGCAGGTGATGCAGATTTCGCAGGTCCTGGGTGGCTACACCCTGGGCCGCGCGGACCTGCTTCGCCGCGCCATGGGCAAGAAGAAGGCCGAGGTCATGCAGGCCGAACGGGCCGGCTTCCTCGAGGGCTGCGCGAAGAACAACGTCGACCTCAAGGTCGCCGGTGAAATCTTCGACCTGATGGAGAAGTTCGCCGAGTACGGCTTCAACAAGAGCCACTCGGCCGCCTACGGCCTGGTCACCATCCACACGGCCTGGCTGAAGGCGCACTACCCCTGCGAGTTCATGGCGGCCCTTCTCTCCAGCGAGAAGGACAACACGGACAAGGTGGTGAAGCACATCGGCGAGGCGCGCGAGTCGGGCCTCGAGGTGCTGCCGCCGGACGTGAATCAGTCCGACATGGAGTTCGGCGCGGTGGAGGGGAAGATTCGCTTCGGCCTGGGCGCCATCAAGGGCGTCGGCGAGGGCGCCATCGAGTCCATCCTGGAGGCGCGCAAGGACGGTCACTTCAAGAGCCTGTTCGACTTCTGCGAGCGCGTGGACAGCCGCAAGGTGAACCGGAAGGTGATGGAAGCGCTGGTGAAGGCGGGCTCCTTCGACTTCGAGAAGCGCTCGCGCCGGCAGATTTTCGACACCATCGAGAAGGCGATGAACCGCGGCTCGGCCAGCCAGAAGGACAAGGCGGCGGGGCAGAGCTCGTTGTTCGGGATGCTGGCCGGTCCGGCCTCGGGTGGCGGCGGCGGTCTGAAGGATGACTACGTCGAGGTGGAGGACTGGTCGGAGAAGGAGCGGCTGTCGCTGGAGAAGGAAGCCATTGGCTTCTACGTGTCCGGCCATCCGCTGCACCAGTACGACAAGGAGCTGAAGCGCTACTCGCGGCCCATCACCGCGGTGCAGCGCGCGCGCAAGGACGACAAGCTCACGGTGGCGGGCATCGTCACGGTGCTGCGCGAGCGGCCCACGAAGACGGGCAAGCGCATGGCGTGGGTGACGATTGAAGACCTGTCCGGCTCCATCGAGCTGGTGTGCTTCCCGGGCAAGGACGGCGTGCGCAACGTCATGGGCCGGGACGGCAAGTGGGCGAAGCAGGGGCCCAAGCCGGGCTTCGAGCACTGGGAGCACCTGCTCAAGTCGGACGACCCCATCCTGGTGTCCGGCACGGTGCAGATCAGCCAGCGTGACGAGGATTCGCCCACGCCGGAGCTCATCGTCGACGACATCCAGAGTCTCAAGGCCGTGCGTGAGAAGCGCACCAAGCGGCTGGAGCTGCGCGTGCCGGCGGACCTCCTCACGGAGGAGCGGGTGGCGAAGCTGCACGAGCTGGCGAAGAAGTACGTCGGCGCCACGCCCGTGGCGGTGAGCGTGCTCTTCAAGGGCGAGGGCGAGGCGCTCATCGCCAACACCTCCATCAAGGTGCAGGTGAACGACGACCTGCTCCTCGCGGTGGACCGCCTGTTCGGCATGCGGGTGGTGGAGTTCGGCTGA
- a CDS encoding SDR family oxidoreductase: MADGVFRDGLLAGKVAFISGGSSGINLGIAEAFVKAGAKVAINGRNVEKLEGAVKGLQAHGTAMGVAADVRDFAAVEKALQTVRDAYGELDIVVCGAAGNFPAPALGMSSNGFKAVMDIDVLGTFNISRAAFEHLRKPGASLINISAPQAYLPMAMQAHVCAAKAGVDMLTRVLAIEWGGSGVRVNSITPGPIDDTEGMRRLAPSDEGRDKLAQALPLQRFGKKQDIAQLALFLASEGSAYITGSIMVCDGGQSLLGGGALMAALGM; this comes from the coding sequence ATGGCTGATGGCGTGTTCCGGGACGGGCTGCTCGCGGGCAAGGTGGCGTTCATTTCCGGCGGCAGCAGTGGCATCAACCTCGGCATCGCCGAGGCCTTCGTGAAGGCGGGCGCCAAGGTGGCCATCAATGGCCGCAACGTGGAGAAGCTCGAGGGCGCGGTGAAGGGCCTCCAGGCGCACGGCACCGCCATGGGCGTGGCCGCCGACGTCCGGGACTTCGCGGCGGTGGAGAAGGCCCTGCAGACGGTGCGCGACGCGTACGGCGAGCTGGACATCGTCGTCTGTGGCGCCGCCGGCAACTTCCCGGCGCCGGCCCTGGGCATGTCCTCCAACGGCTTCAAGGCGGTGATGGACATCGACGTGCTGGGCACCTTCAACATCAGCCGCGCCGCCTTCGAGCACCTGCGCAAGCCGGGCGCGTCCCTCATCAACATCTCCGCGCCCCAGGCCTATCTCCCCATGGCCATGCAGGCCCACGTCTGTGCGGCCAAGGCGGGCGTGGACATGCTCACGCGCGTGTTGGCCATCGAGTGGGGTGGCTCCGGTGTGCGCGTGAACTCCATCACGCCGGGCCCCATCGACGACACCGAGGGCATGCGCCGGCTCGCCCCCAGCGATGAAGGCCGCGACAAGCTCGCGCAGGCCCTGCCGCTCCAGCGCTTCGGCAAGAAGCAGGACATCGCGCAGCTCGCGCTGTTCCTGGCGTCGGAGGGCTCGGCGTACATCACCGGTTCCATCATGGTGTGCGACGGTGGCCAGTCCCTGCTGGGTGGCGGCGCACTCATGGCCGCGCTCGGGATGTAA
- a CDS encoding U32 family peptidase — protein sequence MTRRRPEILAPAGDLDSMKAALASGADAIYFGLDEGFNARARAENFSLANLAETLALVHRAGARAYLTLNTLVFEPELPVVEDILRRVAEAGVDALIVQDPAIALVARAVCPQMEVHASTQMTISSAEGARFARGLGATRVVVPRELSVAEIRRLASETDIELEVFIHGALCMSWSGQCLTSEAWGGRSANRGQCAQSCRLPYDLVVDGQTRELGDVQYLLSPKDLAGVMAVPQLVDIGVHSLKIEGRQKGPQYVATAVQGYRRWVDGVAAGTPDTGALRRDLSDMTLSYSRGFSHGFFAGSDHQTLVEGRFPKHRGAFLGRVESVHGRDVRVVDDAEGRPWTGGLGQDDAPKRGDAPVGKVSSPLETAAPVAADVSPRPGMGVVFDDGHPEDKHEPGGPLFRVERKGSGWVLGFGNPGPDLARVKPGQRVWVTSDPALVKRTEELLERGEPEGRVPLELTVTGAAGAPLTVVGRARGGHVATVSSEVMLAESRGGGIDEALLRDKLAALGGTPFQLAGLDTSGLAAGLHLPVSEMKALRRRLVPKLAEAVARGPVRTVNAGSTLEPLRASLRERVTPTPRAVEDARLLPLCRTDEQLEAVIAAGLPEVELDWMELVGLQRAVERARAAGLRVTIATVRVQKPGEEGYDARIAKLKPDAVLVRHWGAMMHFLERPPAPGETRPALHADFSLNVTNSVTALHLLGLGLDTLTFAHDLDAVQLGAMLEHLPAERFTVTLHHHISTFHTEHCVYSHTLSHGRDYRSCGRPCEKQRVSLRDHKGLEHPVVVDVGCRNTVFNAQAQSAASLVPSLLTRGVRRFRVEFVRESREESARVLAAYQELLAGRISPAEAIRRAAVHEQFGVTKGTMKVLNPTFTVQR from the coding sequence ATGACCCGCCGCCGCCCCGAAATCCTCGCCCCCGCTGGGGACCTTGACTCGATGAAGGCCGCGCTCGCCAGCGGCGCGGACGCCATCTATTTCGGGTTGGACGAAGGCTTCAATGCGCGAGCCCGCGCGGAGAACTTCTCGCTCGCCAACCTGGCCGAGACGCTGGCGCTCGTACACCGCGCCGGGGCCCGGGCCTACCTGACGCTGAACACCCTGGTGTTCGAGCCCGAGCTGCCCGTGGTGGAGGACATCCTGCGCCGCGTGGCCGAGGCGGGCGTGGACGCGCTCATCGTCCAGGACCCCGCGATTGCCCTGGTCGCGCGCGCGGTGTGTCCTCAGATGGAGGTCCACGCCTCCACGCAGATGACGATTTCGAGCGCGGAGGGCGCGCGCTTCGCGAGGGGCCTGGGCGCCACCCGCGTGGTGGTGCCACGCGAGCTGTCCGTGGCGGAGATTCGCCGGCTGGCATCGGAGACGGACATCGAGCTGGAGGTGTTCATCCACGGCGCGCTCTGCATGTCCTGGAGCGGCCAGTGCCTCACCAGCGAGGCGTGGGGTGGCCGCTCCGCCAACCGGGGCCAGTGCGCGCAGTCGTGTCGGCTGCCCTATGACCTGGTCGTGGATGGCCAGACGCGCGAGCTGGGCGACGTGCAGTACCTGCTCAGCCCCAAGGACCTCGCGGGGGTCATGGCCGTGCCGCAGCTCGTGGACATCGGCGTCCACTCGCTGAAGATTGAAGGCCGCCAGAAGGGCCCGCAGTACGTCGCCACGGCGGTGCAAGGTTACCGGCGATGGGTGGACGGCGTGGCCGCGGGCACGCCGGACACGGGCGCGCTGCGCCGGGACTTGTCGGACATGACGCTGTCGTACAGCCGCGGCTTCTCGCACGGCTTCTTCGCGGGCTCGGACCACCAGACGCTGGTGGAGGGACGCTTCCCCAAGCACCGAGGCGCGTTCCTGGGCCGGGTGGAGTCCGTGCACGGGCGCGACGTGCGCGTGGTGGACGACGCGGAGGGCCGCCCCTGGACGGGCGGGCTGGGCCAGGATGACGCGCCCAAGCGCGGCGATGCGCCCGTGGGCAAGGTGTCCTCTCCGCTGGAGACGGCGGCCCCGGTGGCGGCGGACGTATCGCCCCGGCCCGGCATGGGCGTGGTGTTCGACGATGGGCACCCCGAGGACAAGCACGAGCCCGGCGGCCCCCTGTTCCGCGTGGAGCGCAAGGGCTCGGGGTGGGTGCTGGGCTTCGGCAACCCCGGGCCGGACCTGGCGCGCGTGAAGCCGGGCCAGCGGGTGTGGGTGACGAGCGATCCCGCCCTGGTGAAGCGCACCGAGGAGCTGCTGGAGCGCGGCGAGCCGGAAGGCCGCGTGCCGCTTGAGCTGACCGTGACGGGCGCCGCGGGCGCGCCGCTGACGGTGGTGGGCCGCGCGCGCGGTGGCCATGTGGCCACGGTGTCCAGCGAGGTGATGCTGGCCGAGTCTCGCGGCGGTGGCATCGATGAAGCGCTGCTGCGCGACAAGCTGGCGGCGCTGGGCGGCACGCCTTTCCAGTTGGCGGGCCTGGACACCTCCGGGCTCGCGGCGGGGCTGCACCTGCCGGTGTCGGAGATGAAGGCGCTGCGCCGCCGGCTGGTGCCCAAGCTGGCCGAGGCCGTGGCCCGTGGGCCCGTGCGGACGGTGAACGCGGGCTCCACGCTGGAGCCCCTGCGCGCCTCGCTGCGGGAGCGGGTGACGCCCACGCCGCGCGCGGTGGAGGACGCGCGCTTGCTGCCGCTGTGCCGCACGGATGAGCAACTCGAAGCGGTCATCGCGGCGGGCCTGCCCGAGGTCGAGCTGGACTGGATGGAGCTGGTGGGGCTCCAGCGCGCGGTGGAGCGGGCTCGCGCCGCGGGGCTGCGCGTGACGATTGCCACGGTGCGCGTGCAGAAGCCGGGCGAGGAAGGCTACGACGCGCGCATCGCGAAGCTGAAGCCGGACGCGGTGCTGGTGCGCCACTGGGGCGCGATGATGCACTTCCTGGAGCGGCCTCCCGCTCCCGGTGAGACGCGCCCTGCCCTGCACGCGGACTTCTCCTTGAACGTCACCAACTCCGTGACGGCGCTGCACCTGCTGGGGCTCGGGCTGGACACGCTGACCTTCGCCCATGATTTGGACGCGGTGCAGCTCGGGGCCATGCTGGAGCACCTGCCCGCGGAGCGCTTCACGGTGACGCTGCACCACCACATCTCCACGTTCCACACCGAGCACTGCGTGTACTCCCACACGCTGTCCCATGGGCGCGACTACCGGAGCTGTGGGCGCCCGTGTGAGAAGCAGCGCGTGTCGCTGAGAGACCACAAGGGCCTGGAGCACCCCGTGGTGGTAGACGTGGGCTGCCGGAACACGGTGTTCAACGCGCAGGCCCAGAGCGCCGCGTCGCTGGTGCCGTCGCTGCTCACGCGGGGCGTGCGCCGCTTCCGGGTGGAGTTCGTGCGGGAGTCGCGCGAGGAGTCCGCGCGGGTGCTCGCCGCCTACCAGGAGCTGCTCGCGGGCCGCATCTCCCCCGCCGAGGCCATCCGGCGCGCGGCCGTCCACGAGCAGTTCGGCGTGACGAAGGGCACGATGAAGGTGCTCAACCCGACCTTCACCGTGCAGCGCTGA